In Chryseobacterium sp. C-71, the genomic window TGGAAGATCATTGAAAGAAAAGGAGTTTTATTTTTTCCTATTCACAGAATTCCAAAGGCATTGAGGAAAATATTTCTACCTTTAGATATATTGATTTGCTCAACATTTCTAAAAAAGTGGGCATCATATCAAATCGTTGTAATAAAAAAACAATGATGCAGTTTATCAAAAACTCTCTTCCCTACTCTTGGAAATTGCAGTATAGGCTATTGCAAAGGATTTTTCATGAACAAAAAAAACCTCACTTATATGCTGAAAATTATTTAAATGAAGATATTGGAGACTATTCAGTTGAATTTAAGCAAGTAATTAGAAGAGGAGATTTCCATGAAAACAAAATCCATAATTTAAAAATCGTCTGTGAAAAAGTCAACAACTTAATTATTCAGCCAAATGAAGTTTTTTCATTTTGGAAAATAGTTGGCAAACCGAGTAGAAAAAACAAATTCAAAGAAGTCCGAAATTTAGCTAAGAACAATATTTCACAGGATTTCGGTGGCGGAATCTGTCAGTTCTCATCCATTTTATATTATTCTGCTTTGCAAAACGGATTGGAAATCGTAGAAAGGCATTCTCGCTCTATTGAAATCTATAAAGAAAACGAACGTTTTACACCTTTAGGCGCAGACGCTATAGTTGTTTTTGGTTACAAAGATCTACAGATGAAAAACAGTCTCTTGTTTCAAGTACAATTCCGATGTTATGTGCAGGAAAATGAACTTTATCTCAGCATTCTTTCTCAAGATGAAATTCAACTCAGTACAATATTATTCAAATATAAAGAATTTAACAACGGAGTCTTCGCCGAAACTTTGAATAATGACCAAACTTTATTTAAAAATTTCTATATTCGTTTATGAACTTTCTAGCCCACTCTTTTCTCACTTTCAATGACGGACAAATTGTCGGGCAGTTTCTCGAAGATTTTATCCGAAACAAAGACCGTTACTCGTTCCCGAAAGACATTCAGGATGGGATTACGTTGCATCGGGAGATCGATACGTTTACAGATTCTCATCCAGCTTTACATGAAGCGAAAAAAGTTTTCAGTCCGCTGGTAAGACTTTATTCAGGAGCTTTTGTAGATGTTTCTATGGATTATTTTGTCGCCAATGATTTGCAGCTAAATTCCTTAAAAGGTTGGAAAGATCATTCACTTAAAGTATATCGCGTTCTTCATGAACATTACGAATTTCTTCCCGATAATTTCAGATCTATGCTCGCAAGAATGGAACAGGATAATTGGTTGTACAACTACCGTCACGATCAGAATATACAATTCAGTATGAGAAATGTTTTGAATAAAGCGAAATATTTAGATAAAGATATTCCGGTATTTGAGGCTTTTATGGATAATAAAGATATTCTGCAGAAATGTTATGACGATTTTTTTCCAGATCTTTTAGCTCATACAAAGGCTGAAAATGCATTATTGCAATTGCAAAAATAGCTTTTAAAACTGTTGATATAAATATCGATTCGGATACGTCAGTTTTTCACTTTTACGGTTTCCGTTGATGATGATATGAACCAAATTAATCTGATCATCAAATAGATTATACAGAAAACTCACAGCAGCTTCTACTTTTTTAGGATTTTCTACTTTTTCAGATTCAAGATAAACATTGACGGATTCGCTGTCTTCTTCATAACCAACGTAATTTACTTTTAAAAACTGATTATCTGATTTAAGCTTAAAATATTCAGAACTGTAGCTTTTCAGAGCCTCATTAATCTGATTTTTATATTTTGGATCATTAAAATGAAAAGGTTTTCCGTATTTTTTTGACAAACCATTTTCTAAATCATCCAGGAAAAATCTTCCTGTAACCTCAAAAGTTCTTGATTTTGGGTTGTAATTGATTTCTACCGAACCAACGTGATAGGGGTGTATCATTTTAGTAAAAGACGAAAACGAAAGAAAGCAGACAAAAAGCAGAAATAGTATTTTTTTCATTTTAAAAGTTCAATTATTTTTTCAGGATTCTGTCGCATATCAAAGAATAGGAGAACTTTTATTTGTTTCTCATTTTCCTTCCTGAAGAACATTCTGACATGTTTTTTTCCGATAAGCGCACTTCGGGTTTTATGATTTGACTTTAGAAACATCGAATACTTTCCATCTCTCAATTCAGTCACAATATGTTCAACATCGTTGATGAAAACACCAATCTCTTTCTCAGTCCACACTTCCGAAAGAAACTCTAAAATACTTCCGTAAGAGCTATACGCTACTTTCGTAAATATAACTCGCATGCTTTTTTTCGGGCATTTTCAAAAAACTCTTCTGAAGAAATACAGTCTTCTTCTTTCACAGAGTCTGCATATTTCTCTATCTGTTCATAAACATGAGCAGGAACTCCCTCAATTATTTCGTACTCGCTTTCCACAGAAACCGATTTTACTCCTTTTATTTTTTCCAAAAGCTGTTTGATAAAAACAAAATCTTCAGAATTTTCCAACTCGATATTGACAATCATGATACTGAATTTTATACAAAGTTAAAATAAATTTTGTATCATCGCATTTCCAAAAAATCATTTAGAAAATGCAGGACTTTTTATTTTATCTGAAACTCGGTTGGGAACATATTATTTCATTGGATGCGCTTGATCATCAACTATTTGTTTTAGCTTTAATTGCCGTATATACTTCAAAAGACTGGAAAAAAATCCTGATTCTGGTCACTGCTTTTACCATCGGACATTCCATAACTTTGGCTTTAAGCATTCTCGATGTGGTAAGACTTCCTTCAGATTGGGTTGAATTTTTGATTCCGCTGACGATTGTTTTGACGGCGGCCGGAAATATTCTAATGAAAAACAAAAAACAGTCGCAAAATAAAACCAATTATTATTTAGCTCTTTTCTTTGGGCTCATTCATGGATTGGGATTTGCAAATACTGCAAGAGTGATAATCGCAAAAAATCAAAGCATCGCCGTTCCGCTTTTAGGGTTTAATATTGGGCTGGAGCTCGGGCAGATTGTAATTGTGCTTGCTATTTTAATTTTGCTATTTATTCTTTTAAATCTTTTCAAAATCAATAAAAAAGACTGGATACTTTTTGTATCATCAGGTGTTTTTGCATTGGCTTTAAAAATGACTCTGGAGAGAATACCTTTTTAGGTCAATCATTGGCTTGGGTTTTTGAGATCTGCAAAGTCTGCATTTTCCCTACAGCGGAAAGGATCGCCGGTTTTGTACCTACTCGTTGAAAAATATCCTTTCACACTTTAAAAACAAAAGTCTACACCATGCCAATATTCAACTACAAAGCAGGAATATTCTGCCACATTACAAAAATATCCAGCAACAAAGCGAGAATAATATTCAACATCAAAAGAATATACAATCACATTGAAAGAATATAACTTTACATTGCAAAACAATCCAGTTACAAAGCAAGAATATTAATCAACACAGGAAGTATATACAATCACATTAGAAGAATATAACTCCACATTGCAATAATATCCAGTCACATTACAAGAATATTATTCTACATCGAAAGAATATTTCGATACATTCCAAAAATATAAAAATATCTGCCTCAAATAGTATCATTTTGCGATCAACATCTCATCGCCTTATTGCTTTAGAAAAACATTTTGCAGTTTCTTTTAAACCGAATATTTCTTAAGATTCGCCAATTCCCAAATAATTAAAGCTCTCGAAGCAACATTTCCAAATTTTCAAATACTTATTATTATATTTGATGATTCTTAAAAATTCTATTCATGCAACTAAAAGTAACGGCACTTTCGGTATTTCTATATGTAGGTGTTTCTGCACAAAATATTCAAAATAATCCTGGCAGCAACCACGGAAACAGATTTGAACAGCTGGGAACGATTCTACCCACGCCTAACGTTTACAGAGCAGCTTCAGGAGCGCCCGGGCAAGCCTATTGGCAAAACAGAGCCGACTATGATATTACAGCATACTTAGATGAGGATAAAAGAAATTTAAAAGGTTCGGAAACGGTTACCTATCATAATAATTCGCCCGATGATTTAGATTATATCTGGCTACAATTGGATGAAAACCAGCAGTCAAGCGTCAAAAAAGCAGATTATCAGTTCTCCTCTACGTTACCAAAATCTGTCAACGATCAACAGCTTAAAACTACCGAAATTCCAGCAAAAGACAATGGCTACGGAGTAAATTTGGAAAAAGTGACTGATGCCTCAGGCAACCCTTTGAAATATACTGTCAACAAAACGATGATGCGTATTGATTTGCCTAAAGTTCTGAAAAAAGGCGAAAAATTCATCTTCAAAATAGACTGGAATTATAACATCCCAAACCGTATGAAAATGGGAGGCCGTGGCGGATATGAAAACTTCGCTGAAGACGGAAACGATTTGTACACCATCACCCAATGGTTTCCAAGAATGTGTGTGTACAGTGATTTCCAAGGATGGCAGAATCATCAGTTTACAGGAAGAGGCGAATTTGCTTTGGTTTTTGGGAATTATAAAGTTTCGATGAACGTTCCTGCCGATCATGTGATTGGTGGAACCGGAGAGTGCAAAAATTACGAGCAGGTTTTAACTTCTGAACAATTATCAAGATATAAAAAATCTCAAACTTCGAGCGAGCCTGTAGAAATCGTGACTTTGGATGAAGCTAAAAAAGCAGAGAAAAATCATTCAAAACAGAGAAAAACCTGGGTTTTTGAGGCTAAAGATGTAAGAGATTTTGCTTGGACGGCTTCCAGAAAATTTGTTTGGGATGCGATGGGCGTTACGATTCCTGAAAACAACAATAAAGTAATGGCGATGAGTTTCTATCCGAAGGAAGCCTACGGTCTTTACAGAAAATATTCTACGAAAGCTGTTGCTCATACGATTAAAACCTATTCAGAATTTACGATTCCGTATCCTTATCCGGTTGCTCAGTCTGTGGAAGCTTCGAATGGAATGGAATATCCGATGATCTGTTTCAACTTTGGACGAACCGAAAAAGACGGGACTTACTCCGAGGGAATTAAAAACGGAATGATAGGAGTGATTATTCATGAAGTAGGGCACAACTTTTTCCCGATGATCATCAATTCAGACGAAAGACAGTGGAGCTGGATGGATGAGGGTTTAAATACCTTCACAGAATATCTTACCGAAGAAAAATGGGATAATAAATTCCCGTCAAAACGTGGTCCGGCGTGGACGATCACAGATTACATGAAACTTCCTAAAGATCAACTGGAACCGATCATGAGTAATTCTGAAAACATTATTCAGTTTGGCCCGAATGCGTATGCAAAACCGGCAACCGGATTGAATATTCTCCGTGAAACCATCATGGGAAGAGAGCTTTTCGATAAAGCATTTAAAACGTATTCTAAAAGATGGGCATTTAAACATCCTGAGCCAGCAGATTTTTTCAGAACAATGGAAGATGCGAGCGGTGAAGATCTTGATTGGTTCTGGAGAGGTTGGTTTTACGGTACAGATCCTGTAGACATTGCGATTGATAAAGTAACGATGGCAACTCCCGACTTAACTGCGGTAAAGCAAGCTGATGAAACAAAATATAAAGTTGAAAAACCTTTGCAAAATGAATTTGAAGATATTTCGAAAATCAGAAACAGAGAAGACAAAACCATCACTTTTGAGGTAGAAAAAGATAAAGATCTACAGGATTTTTATTACCGATATGACCGTGGACAGGAAAAAGTGGATGCTAATAAAGAGTACACTTTCAAGACTGAAGGAAGTATAGCTGTGGACAAGAAAGATCAGGAAAGACTTAAAAATATCACCGCATATCAAATAGATTTTGTAAATAAAGGCGGATTGGTAATGCCGATCATTCTAGAATTTACTTTTGAAGACGGTTCAAAATTAAAAGACAAATCGTCTGCACAAATCTGGAGACAGAACGAAAAGAAAGTTTCTAAGACGTTTTATTTCGACAAAAAGGTAAAATCTATCCAGCTTGATCCTATGAGAGAAACAGCGGACATCGATATATCAAACAACCTTTGGAGCAATGACCAATCTTCTTCTGAAACTTCAAAATTCCAGGTGTTTAAACAAAAACAGGAAGGTGCTGTAAGAGGCGGCGGAACAGGAAAGGTCAATCCGATGCAGGCTGCGGGGAAGAAAAAGTAAATTCTGCAATTTCATTTTTAATCTTTAAAAACAAAAAACTAAATTCTTACATGAAAAAACTCGGTATTCTTATGTTGCTTGTTGCTTCAGCACAATCTTATTTTGCGCAATCGTTACAATTTTACACAGGTAAAAGAGATTTTCTACCCATCGAAATTCTGATGGAAGACGGAACGACCAAAACCGGATTTGCTCAGGACTTTATGCTTCCCGATGTAGCAACCTTTACTTACCTTACTAAAAGTTCTGAAAAAAGCGCAAACCTCAGTAGAAAGGATGTTAAATTTAAATCATCAAAAAGTGATGCAACAGTACAGCTTATCCCGGTTTCTGATATTAAAAGTTTAGTGTATACCAACGAAGATACACAGGAAAAATTCCAGCTGGACAAACGTATTGTGAAAGAGATTGACAATAATTTAGAACTGGAATCTGAAGGCAGAGTTTTGATGCTGCCATTGATGGAGAAAGGGGAAATTAATCTTTACGGTTACAGAAGCATGTTTTGTAAAGCTGATTTTGGAGATAATTTTGCGTCAGGATCCAATGGAAATAATGATGACTGCCAACTGCAACATGTCATGATCTATCTCAGTAAACCGGGTGACACATTTGCCGTTGCACCAGTAGACTACAACAAGCTTACGCCTCTGGATTTATTTAATATGAAATCTCTGTACAAGAAATTTTATAAAGCATACGAAATTGTAGGCGCCGACTGCCCCGAGTTTTTAGCAAAGGTAGATGAAGCAAGAAAAAATGAATATTTCTCAAACAAAACCTACAAAGAAAATAAAAAGGCTACCGACGCACAAAGAAAGGAAGAGATGAAAGGGAAAAAGGGAGCGGCAGCTGCTAAAATAAACATGAGATACAAAACTGAATTATACACCAATATGTATAAAAAATTACTGAAAGACTACGACAGCTCGTGCAAATAAATTCTGAGTTCACTTACAGCAAGTGAACTTTTTTTCTGCCAAAATTTCACATCTTTAAAAAAAATCTGCCAAAACTTTAGTTTCCGTCTGTTGGCACAGATTTAGAGATTTACGAGACAGAAATAATTTAAAAATAAAAATATTATGTCAGTAAACTTTAAACCCTTAGCAGACAGAGTGCTTATAGAGCCCATCGCTGCAGAAACTAAAACAGCTTCAGGTATTATCATCCCAGACACCGCGAAAGAAAAACCACAAGAAGGTACAGTAGTAGCAGTAGGTCCTGGTAAAGTAGACGAGCCTACCACTGTAAAAGTAGGAGATAAAGTTCTTTATGGAAAATATTCAGGTTCTGAATTAAAATTAGACGGAAAAGATTTCTTAATTGTAAAAGAAGGAGATTTACTTGGTGTAATTGGATAACAATTAGCGTCTGGCTCTTAGCTTTTGGCAATAGAGATTAAGCAAACAACGATGAGAGATTTTAAGAAATTTGAAGTTTGGCAATTGAGTCATCAATTAACTTTAAATATTTATAAATCAACCAAAGATTTTCCAAAAGAAGAGATTTTTGGATTGACCTCTCAGATCAGAAGATCGTTCGCTTCGATTGGATATAATATTTCCGAAGGAAGCGGTAGAAATTCCGATAAAGAATTTGCTAATTTTATCAATATTGCATTAGGATCATCTAACGAAGCCGAAAACCAATTAATTCTATCTAGAGATTTAAATTACATTACCGAGATTGATTATCAAAATCTTTTAGAAGACTTAACAATACTAAAAAAGAAGCTTGTCACCCTTTGGAACAGGCTTAACGGAAATTAAATCAAATTTAAAAATCAAACACGCGAATTGCTAAAAGCCAAAAGCCAAAAGCCATTCGCCAAAAGCAAAAAAATATGGCAAAAGAAATAAAATTCGATATCGAGTCAAGAGACGCTCTAAAAAGAGGGGTTGATGCATTGGCTAATGCAGTAAAAGTAACTTTAGGACCAAAAGGTAGAAACGTAGTAATCGAAAAATCTTTCGGTGCACCTCACGTAACTAAAGATGGTGTTTCTGTAGCAAAAGAAATCGAACTTGAAGACAGAGTAGAAAACATGGGAGCGCAAATGGTAAAAGAAGTTGCTTCCAAAACCAATGATATCGCAGGAGATGGTACAACTACCGCTACTGTTTTGGCACAGGCTATCGTAAGAGAAGGTCTTAAGAATGTAGCTGCAGGTGCAAACCCAATGGACTTGAAAAGAGGGATCGACAAAGCAGTAACTGCTGTTGTTGCTAACCTAAAAGAACAATCTAAGCAAGTAGGTGATTCTACAGAAATGGTGAAGCAAGTGGCTTCAGTTTCTGCAAACAACGACGAAACTATCGGATCTTTGATCGCTGAAGCTTTCGGAAAAGTAGGTAAAGAAGGTGTAATCACTGTAGAAGAAGCGAAAGGTATCGATACAACAGTAGATGTTGTAGAAGGTATGCAATTTGACAGAGGGTACCAGTCTCCATATTTCGTGACAAACCCTGAGAAAATGACGGTTGAATTGGAAAACCCGTACATTCTTTTAGTTGAGAAAAAAATCTCTTCAATGAAAGAATTGCTTCCTGTTCTTGAGCCAATCGCACAAAGCGGAAAATCTTTATTGATTATTTCTGAAGAAGTTGAAGGTGAAGCTTTAGCAACATTGGTAGTAAATAAATTAAGAGGTTCTCTTAAAATTGCTGCTGTAAAAGCTCCAGGATTTGGTGACAGAAGAAAAGCTATGTTGGAAGATATCGCTATCTTAACAGGTGGACAGGTAATCTCTGAAGAGCAAGGTTTCACAATGGAAAACGTATCTCTTGATATGTTGGGAACTGCTGAGAAAGTATCGATCGACAAAGACAACACAACGATCGTAAACGGTGGTGGTGAAGAAAGCAAGATCAAAGGCAGAGTAAACCAGATCAAAGCTCAGATGGAAACGACTACTTCTGACTACGACAGAGAAAAACTACAGGAGAGATTGGCTAAATTAGCCGGTGGTGTTGCTGTATTGTATGTAGGTGCAGCTTCTGAAGTTGAAATGAAAGAGAAAAAAGACAGAGTTGACGATGCATTGAACGCTACGAGAGCAGCGGTTGAAGAAGGTATCGTTGCAGGTGGTGGTGTTGCTTTTGTAAGAGCAATTTCTGCTTTGGCAAACCTTGAAGGAATCAATGCTGATGAAACTACAGGTATCAAAATCGTAAAAAGAGCGATCGAAGAGCCATTGAGACAAATCGTTGCTAACGCAGGAGGTGAAGGTTCTGTAATCGTAGCTAAAGTTGCTGAAGGCAGCGGAGACTTCGGATACAATGCTAAAACTGACGAGTATGTAAACATGCTTGAAGCAGGAATCATCGACCCTACGAAAGTAACAAGAGTTGCCCTTGAAAATGCAGCTTCAGTTTCTGGAATGCTATTAACAACTGAGTGTGTGATCACTGAAATTAAGAGCGCAGAGCCTGCTATGCCAATGGGAGGTGGAATGCCAGGAATGATGTAGCAGCGTGTCGCTGAGACAATATAAATTGAAAACCGTTCTGCTTTTGTGGAGCGGTTTTTTTGTTTTAATATGGTTTTTCGTAAATAATAGTATATTTAATTATTAAAAATATTTAGTTAAAACCCAAAACAACATTGGCACTTATACATTCCTCTATTGGATAATGCGTAAATTTGAATTTTAACAGTAATTTTTAAAAAATAGACTAATCAATTATGTCAACACCTAAAGACTTCCTAGACAGACTGAAATTACATTTTAGATTTGAACCAATTATTGAAGGTGGTTTAAGAAGTGAAGAATTTTCAAAAATCACTAAATACGAATTTGAAAATTTTGAAAATAATTTAAAAGAGAAATTAAAAAACTATAATGTAGAAGGTGATGATATTGTAGACAATCTAGTACAAGACGTTTTACCAATTCTAACACTTGCAGAACAAGAATTAGTTAAAAATGTTGCATTTGGAAAAATTTATAATACTAAAATAAATGCCTTTTGCGCCAAAAGCCAAGACGGACTTGACCACTATTGTATTGTAATAAATGAAGGATTACTTATGTTGCTCCATAAATATGGAAAACTATTGGCTGCACAAGGCAATCCCAAAATCGTTGCATTCTGTAATCGAGAAGATATTTCAAAAATTAAAAGTAAAGACTATTCTAATTGGGCAAATGAACTAATAGCTAATTACAAGATATATAAGGCTCCAGTTGGAGCAATGTTAAAATTAACCACCGAAGGTAATATGCAACATGGTTTTATACTTCACTTTCAGGAATTATTTGTTTTATGTCATGAACTCGGACATTTATTTAACAAAGATTTGGAAGACAAACGAAACCTAACAAATTTGATGGACTCAGATGCTGAAATTATTGAAGAAAATAAGCATTATGAAATTGAATATAAAGCAGACTCATATGCTTTCGAATTAATATCAAGAATTGCTCAAAAAAAATATAAAATGGAGAAAAAGAACATTCTACCATTCGTTGTAATATTATTTGATATTATGGCTCTGATAAATCCAAATCAAACTAATAAACATCCAGCTGCAATAGATAGGATTATGAATATAATTAGAGACAATTGGGGACAAAAAATAGCTGACGAATATTTAAAAACTTACAATCCAAATTTTGATTCATTTGGCTTTTTCAATAAATTATAACACGACCTTTTTCTGAGCGGTTTTTGAAAAAAATTATTTAATTTAGATTTTTAAAAAATTCAAATGGCATTAAAGGATAATATTTTAAAATTTAGTAAAAGACAAATCGATGACGCAGGTAATGTGTTGATTGATAATAATTCGTCAGTACAAGCAAAAGAGCATGCAATGGAAATATTAGGTAATTTTAGATCATGCCATGCTTACCCTATCAATACTTTTCAGTCAACATTAAGGCAGAAATTAAACAAGACGGGAGTAGATTACCTTGTTTCTCAAAGACTTAAAAGAACGCCTTCTATGTTGTTAAAGCTTGAAAGATTCCCAAATATGCGACTTTCTCAGATGCAAGATATTGGTGGACTGAGAGCAATATTACCTAGCATGACGGAAGTCAATCAAATAGTTGAGATATATAGAAATATGCAATTTCAGCATTATGTGAAAAATGAAAAAGATTATATTCTTAATCCCAAAGATTCGGGATATCGATGCTACCATATTGTTTATAAATATAAAAACTTACTGAATAAAAATTATGATGGATTAATGATTGAATTACAAATCAGAACGCGCCTACAACACGCATGGGCTACTGCAGTTGAAACAATGGGTACTTTTATTGATCATTCTCTAAAATCAAGTCAAGGACCTCAAGATTATCTCGATTTTTTTGCATTAGTAGGTAATGCATTTGCCTATTTAGAAAATACATCTACATTGTCAAGATTTGATAAGGTTTCGAAAGAAGAAATTTTTAGTAAAGTAAAATTTGAGGCAAATAGATTGCAAATAGTTACACAACTCGAAGGTTTCAGTGAGGTTATTTCAAATATCGAAACAGACAAGAAGCAAGGAAGTTTACACTTAATTGTTTTAGATATTTCAAATAAGGAAGTTAGAATACGAACTTTCCCTAAAATTTCTATTGAGCTAGCATCAACAGAGTACCTAAAGGAAGAAGCATTAATTGCTGATGGAAATAAGAGACAAGTTGTACTAGTATCTTCTAATTCATTAGATTCTTTAAGAAAAGCTTATCCAAGTTACTTCTTGGATACTCAAGAGTTTATAAAGACCTTAAAAGATATATTGGCTCATTAGAATTAGTTATTGACAACCGATGTCGCAAATTTAAAATCCCAAAGCAGAGTCTAAATCTTTCCCACAACATAAAAACCGCTCCCATCCGAGCGGTTTTTCCATTTCAAAACAAATTCAATATCTAATAATCCCAATCCGTCACTTTTTCCTATATTTAAAACATATTTTTCTACACAGAAAATCAATTAAACCAAACCTCCACATCATTGAAAACAAAGTTATTACTCCTTCCACTTTTCGGTTTATGTTTAAGCAATGC contains:
- the groES gene encoding co-chaperone GroES; the protein is MSVNFKPLADRVLIEPIAAETKTASGIIIPDTAKEKPQEGTVVAVGPGKVDEPTTVKVGDKVLYGKYSGSELKLDGKDFLIVKEGDLLGVIG
- a CDS encoding ACP phosphodiesterase; this translates as MNFLAHSFLTFNDGQIVGQFLEDFIRNKDRYSFPKDIQDGITLHREIDTFTDSHPALHEAKKVFSPLVRLYSGAFVDVSMDYFVANDLQLNSLKGWKDHSLKVYRVLHEHYEFLPDNFRSMLARMEQDNWLYNYRHDQNIQFSMRNVLNKAKYLDKDIPVFEAFMDNKDILQKCYDDFFPDLLAHTKAENALLQLQK
- a CDS encoding RelA/SpoT domain-containing protein, with product MALKDNILKFSKRQIDDAGNVLIDNNSSVQAKEHAMEILGNFRSCHAYPINTFQSTLRQKLNKTGVDYLVSQRLKRTPSMLLKLERFPNMRLSQMQDIGGLRAILPSMTEVNQIVEIYRNMQFQHYVKNEKDYILNPKDSGYRCYHIVYKYKNLLNKNYDGLMIELQIRTRLQHAWATAVETMGTFIDHSLKSSQGPQDYLDFFALVGNAFAYLENTSTLSRFDKVSKEEIFSKVKFEANRLQIVTQLEGFSEVISNIETDKKQGSLHLIVLDISNKEVRIRTFPKISIELASTEYLKEEALIADGNKRQVVLVSSNSLDSLRKAYPSYFLDTQEFIKTLKDILAH
- a CDS encoding DUF6702 family protein, translating into MKKILFLLFVCFLSFSSFTKMIHPYHVGSVEINYNPKSRTFEVTGRFFLDDLENGLSKKYGKPFHFNDPKYKNQINEALKSYSSEYFKLKSDNQFLKVNYVGYEEDSESVNVYLESEKVENPKKVEAAVSFLYNLFDDQINLVHIIINGNRKSEKLTYPNRYLYQQF
- a CDS encoding VanW family protein encodes the protein MMQFIKNSLPYSWKLQYRLLQRIFHEQKKPHLYAENYLNEDIGDYSVEFKQVIRRGDFHENKIHNLKIVCEKVNNLIIQPNEVFSFWKIVGKPSRKNKFKEVRNLAKNNISQDFGGGICQFSSILYYSALQNGLEIVERHSRSIEIYKENERFTPLGADAIVVFGYKDLQMKNSLLFQVQFRCYVQENELYLSILSQDEIQLSTILFKYKEFNNGVFAETLNNDQTLFKNFYIRL
- the groL gene encoding chaperonin GroEL (60 kDa chaperone family; promotes refolding of misfolded polypeptides especially under stressful conditions; forms two stacked rings of heptamers to form a barrel-shaped 14mer; ends can be capped by GroES; misfolded proteins enter the barrel where they are refolded when GroES binds), producing the protein MAKEIKFDIESRDALKRGVDALANAVKVTLGPKGRNVVIEKSFGAPHVTKDGVSVAKEIELEDRVENMGAQMVKEVASKTNDIAGDGTTTATVLAQAIVREGLKNVAAGANPMDLKRGIDKAVTAVVANLKEQSKQVGDSTEMVKQVASVSANNDETIGSLIAEAFGKVGKEGVITVEEAKGIDTTVDVVEGMQFDRGYQSPYFVTNPEKMTVELENPYILLVEKKISSMKELLPVLEPIAQSGKSLLIISEEVEGEALATLVVNKLRGSLKIAAVKAPGFGDRRKAMLEDIAILTGGQVISEEQGFTMENVSLDMLGTAEKVSIDKDNTTIVNGGGEESKIKGRVNQIKAQMETTTSDYDREKLQERLAKLAGGVAVLYVGAASEVEMKEKKDRVDDALNATRAAVEEGIVAGGGVAFVRAISALANLEGINADETTGIKIVKRAIEEPLRQIVANAGGEGSVIVAKVAEGSGDFGYNAKTDEYVNMLEAGIIDPTKVTRVALENAASVSGMLLTTECVITEIKSAEPAMPMGGGMPGMM
- a CDS encoding HupE/UreJ family protein is translated as MQDFLFYLKLGWEHIISLDALDHQLFVLALIAVYTSKDWKKILILVTAFTIGHSITLALSILDVVRLPSDWVEFLIPLTIVLTAAGNILMKNKKQSQNKTNYYLALFFGLIHGLGFANTARVIIAKNQSIAVPLLGFNIGLELGQIVIVLAILILLFILLNLFKINKKDWILFVSSGVFALALKMTLERIPF
- a CDS encoding four helix bundle protein, which produces MRDFKKFEVWQLSHQLTLNIYKSTKDFPKEEIFGLTSQIRRSFASIGYNISEGSGRNSDKEFANFINIALGSSNEAENQLILSRDLNYITEIDYQNLLEDLTILKKKLVTLWNRLNGN
- a CDS encoding M1 family metallopeptidase; translated protein: MQLKVTALSVFLYVGVSAQNIQNNPGSNHGNRFEQLGTILPTPNVYRAASGAPGQAYWQNRADYDITAYLDEDKRNLKGSETVTYHNNSPDDLDYIWLQLDENQQSSVKKADYQFSSTLPKSVNDQQLKTTEIPAKDNGYGVNLEKVTDASGNPLKYTVNKTMMRIDLPKVLKKGEKFIFKIDWNYNIPNRMKMGGRGGYENFAEDGNDLYTITQWFPRMCVYSDFQGWQNHQFTGRGEFALVFGNYKVSMNVPADHVIGGTGECKNYEQVLTSEQLSRYKKSQTSSEPVEIVTLDEAKKAEKNHSKQRKTWVFEAKDVRDFAWTASRKFVWDAMGVTIPENNNKVMAMSFYPKEAYGLYRKYSTKAVAHTIKTYSEFTIPYPYPVAQSVEASNGMEYPMICFNFGRTEKDGTYSEGIKNGMIGVIIHEVGHNFFPMIINSDERQWSWMDEGLNTFTEYLTEEKWDNKFPSKRGPAWTITDYMKLPKDQLEPIMSNSENIIQFGPNAYAKPATGLNILRETIMGRELFDKAFKTYSKRWAFKHPEPADFFRTMEDASGEDLDWFWRGWFYGTDPVDIAIDKVTMATPDLTAVKQADETKYKVEKPLQNEFEDISKIRNREDKTITFEVEKDKDLQDFYYRYDRGQEKVDANKEYTFKTEGSIAVDKKDQERLKNITAYQIDFVNKGGLVMPIILEFTFEDGSKLKDKSSAQIWRQNEKKVSKTFYFDKKVKSIQLDPMRETADIDISNNLWSNDQSSSETSKFQVFKQKQEGAVRGGGTGKVNPMQAAGKKK